GGGCCACAGGTCTCAATCCATCCTTGTTTAAAGAAAACTCCACAGCTAGTTATCTCTGTTAGTTCTGCAGTTACCAGGTTCCCCTTCATCACCTgcaaaaagagtaaaaaacaacacagaatatTAAATCACCTTCTCATCTCAAAACATCCCAACACAAAgtttcaaacaggaaaaaacagctgcaTGCAAGAAACACTCCTCTGACCATACACACTGCTTACCTGGAGAGTCTTGCAGATTGTGGATGGTCCAGTTTCAATGAGCTTCAAAACACGCTCACCCAAAGAGCTCTAAAGCTCCACCCGCTGCAGGACCAGCAGGACCTCAAAGCAGACCGAGCTCCCCGGCACAAGCAGAGCTCATATACCCCGGGGCCGCCCACCGCCCTTCCCACCATCCATGGGAAAGGGGCAGGGCCAAACACCAGCTGGAATgaaggggctgggagagcagcaccTGGATCCGTCAGCTGCCTCTGGGGACACCCCACGGGGCGGGGACAGGGCGGGGACGCGGCTGCGagtggggaggagaggcaggagggaccTGCAGGGACACCCCGGGGGGGCTGGGACAGACCACAGCTGGGACGTGCCCAGGAGAAAACCTCCCATGGAAAAATCCCTCAAGGACGATTAAGATCAATAGATTGATTAAAGAAATATCCCCTTAACTTTGTCACCTGAATAATATTTAAACAAGGTGTAGATAATGAGGTAATTACTCGACCTTATCCTTTGGTAAGATGGATTGTCCAAAACTTGTTGGGAGAAATTGGACTGTGGAAGAACTACCCTTATGAGAAGTGACTGATGGTGGATGGGGACCCTCAGATAGGGAAGGCCAGAACTGATCAGGAGAAGACATCATTATGGGAGATAATGGGATGAACATCCTGCAAACAAGCACATGCTCAGACTGTGAGGCCCTAACAGGCTCAGTATGGGCAGGGTCCCCCTCCAGAGGCACCAGCTTGAGCTGCAATAAACCGACTCTGTGACAGGGCTGAAGGGCTGAACTTTTCTTTACAGTCAGAGGCCAAGTCTGGCTCCAACTGGAGCCAGACTCCTCCCCGAGACAGAGTTCAGAAAGCAAGGGGATCCAGTCCAAACATCACAGCTCAGCAGAAGGGTCATTCCAGACTCTTAACTCATCACCCTGCAGTATTTTCATTGTCTGTGAATAAATGCATTCAAAGAGGTTTTTACTATTACTGACCTCAGGTATTTTACGtctgaaagaaaaccaagaaaacacaaTAAAGGAGGTAATTCCATTTTAATAGTCTGTGTTGGGTCAGTGTGGTGGGGTACTGGTAGTGGGCAActggccccaggggtggctcctatgagaagctgctggaagctcccaGATTATAGTTACTCGATGTCCTCTGGCCTCACAGGATGAGGCAGAGGTATAATGGATTTCTTCTCCGTATCTCTGGAAAGAGCTTTCCTCATATCTGTGGCAAAAGAAAGTAAGTGCTATTATATTGAGGCAGTCAGTGCTACAAAACCATGTTAAGTGAATTTTCTATTACaataagataatttttaatCAATAACatttcctagaatcatagaatatctcaaattggaagggaccataagGATCATTGGGTCCAACTCCCTGCTTCTCACAGGAATACCAAAACTAAACCACATGAGAGTGTTGCCCAGATGCTCCTTCAACTCTGAcgggcttggtgctgtgaccacttcccaCCCTCTTCgtgaagaaccttttcctaatgtccagtctgaactatgcagcttcattccatttcctcatcctattgctggtcaccagagagagcagcaccttcccctcctgctgccccccctgGAGAGGTtgtagactgcaatgaggtcacccctcagtggtgaggtcacccctcagccttctccaagctgaacaaatGTAGTGACCTCAGCCACTACTCCCAAGTCTTGCCCTCGAGACCTTTCACCATCTTGGTCTCCCCCCTCTGATCACACCATTATTGGTTTGATGTCCTTCCTGTTGTTTGGCAGTGATGTCATCAACTGGAATTTAACACTGCATGAAACCCAACCAAATGGACAGGAAATGGCAGGCTTTTAGGTCCCTTTAGGGACAACACATGATTTAAGGCATTTGCAACAATGGTAGATGTCTGTCTGTGCTCTCTGTATTTCATAGTGCTCCTGTATATCAAACAAGTGGtgcaagaacagaaaagagaCACAGCATGGCCACGTAACACTTTGGGGAGGATACTTAAAGATCtagaaagagaaagcagctggTACTTCAATTTTGTTAACAGAATTAATGTTAACATACTTGAATTTCCAAATACCCTTGGAATGAAAGGAATGAAGCATTCCTTGGAATGAAAAAACAGGTAAGggactgtattttcattttcgTCTTACCTACAGGATTAATGTCATTGCACTTaatagtttttttcttgttttgtagtTTACTTTGCCACAGATGCTACAAAATGTGTAAACTGCAAGATTAAGTTTTGTAACTGATGTAATCTTCAGTAGGAAAAGCTGTCTAAAGGAGTATACAAAACCCCATTCATCGACAACTATCTGAGCTTgttccatatttaaaaaaaataagtagaaaaaTTGTAGAAACAAGCCCAGGAAGCCTCAACCTGAGAACCTTTCCACTCAACTCGAGGCAGAACAAGTACTTGCCATAAGCATCCTCATCTGGCTCCCCGCTGCTCGCAGAGTAGTACTCCAGCACCGTGCGGTAGACACTGTAGCCAAGTTGCTTGTACATGTTCACTGCAACCTGATTCGACACCCTCACAAAGAGATCGACAAAGAATCCACCCTTCCTTTGAAAACATAAAACCCAGGAGAACACAGTAAGGAACAGTGGGTGAATGTGTTTCTCAACAATGACACACAACTTGTAATCAGACCAAGAGCAGGTTCGATGGGGCGGTGACCCAACCAACCACCTTCCacactgcagcaccagcagcactcCTTCACCAAGGGACAAATCCAGCACAGGcccagctttcatttttatttttgtcacacAACCAGTCTTCTACAAGAGCCAGTGGGTTCTGAATTATGACCAGAAAGAACAGGGCAAGCCAAACTACCCACACAAGGCCCatatctattatttttaaaaatcaataaatccACATTTCAGATTGCATTGGCTTAGTGACTGCCTCCTTCAAAGTGCAGGGAAGGGTGGGGGTGTAGAACCCAACCCAAAAAGCAGTCACCTGACAGGACATAGCCCTTCCCTTCACAAGGcgagtttttaaaaatgttgtactgttttccattttaccAACTCCCCTGGGATTGCCCTACTAGCATGAGTATGGGACATTTCCCCGTggggaaatgaaattaaattctcaGCAGGTACAAGTAACCAAGCACAAGATGGAAAATAAGCTCAGATACTGTTTGCTGGACAAAATTTATTCAAGATTGTGCCCGAGGGAGTCACACAAAGCCCATAATTACTGAACAAGTTAAGTTAGAGGCCCTCCAGGAAACAGTGCTGATGTTTTGTGAAGGTCTCTTCCTGTCAAGAAAGAGCCTGAGTTGGAATTCAGGCTGCTTCCTACTCATTCTGGCCAGTTATATTTCAGGGAAACCCTGAGACTTTAAACCAGCAAGAAACATTCATAATTCTTGTTCTCCAAGTATGGAGTACTTCAGTGAATCAGAATGCTAATTAGAGCAAAAATTCTGGGTCTGCTTCATGCAAATCAAATATCTAAGCcaagaactggggctgtttagtcttgagaagagaagactaagaggggaccttattaatgtctataaatacctgcagggtgggtgtcaagaatgggccagtctcttttcagtggtgcctgtgacaggacgaggggaaacagcaccaagtgacaacacaggaagttccacctcaacatgaggagaaacttctttcctgtgagggtgacagagccctgggacaggctgcccagagaggctgtggagtctccttctctggagactttcaagacctctctagatgtttttctgtgtgacctgccccaggtgttcctgctgcagcaggggggttggacttgatgatcttcagaggtccctgccaacccctatgattctatgatgggCCGCTGtagaaagattatttaaaatacaaaattaaaaataagcatagaACTCACTTTTCTGAAATttcctccaggagctccatcAATTTAGCAGCCAACCCCAGCCGACGGAATTCTGGTGCAACAGAGAGAGCAGTAACGTGTCCGTGCCACTCCTCGCGAGCCACCGAGCCCTCGGCCTTCCCCATGACTgcgggcagggagcagctggtggggcTCTGCTCCCCCCGCAGGGCTGCCCGCCTCCCCGCCCCCGCAGCAGCCGCTAGAAACCTCCTTTTGATCAAGTACTGCAGGTTCACTGACTAGTGTAAAAAATACATACGTTTCTGCAAAGCCACAGTCTGAAGCGTGACGTCTGAGCGCCAAGTTTAAGCAATTCTTGTGCGTCTTTGAGCAGAATTCAGGATCCGACTAAAGGAACAGGAACCGCGGGACACAAGCCCCAAACTAACCCACCGTCCTGGCAACTAGTGGAGGCTTTTGGTGCTCACTGGGGAACAGAGCCTGGGCAGCTTTGCCTACCTGGCCATAGAAAGCTGAGGCCCTGCAAACACGGGAtgtttaagaaggaaaaaaaacaaagagcagaggATGTTGTTTCAGGGGTTGGTAGCTCCTCTCCTTTCCACACAGCCAAAGCAGTGCTCACTAGTGGACATCCACACTTCCAGACTGACAAACATCACAGTCGCTGCTCATAGCAACTGATGTGGTGGGTATGGAGAAACCTTCTGTACAGAAAATGCTTTAAGGTTTACTATGTTAGGTGTTTTAAGGTCTACTGTGTTCAACACTTCATTTCCCAGGTCCCTGCAAAGAGCCTCATTTTGCACAAAGACcccccagcaaaaaaaaaaaggggggggtggggggagaggggcgTGTGGAGCCTGGAAGCAAAGAACAAACCAGCAGCTCTATTCGGGctgacttctgaaaaacaaggaTACGACACAGCGAATAAGGAGTTTacacccagccccagcccctcccctgAAAGCACAAAGCGCAGCGGGttcccctcccgccgccgggccccggggAGGTCGGGCCCGGCGCGGGGAGCTCATCCCGGCAGgacggccccgcagccccggccccgcagccccggccccgcactcACTGTAGCCCATCAGCTCCCCGCCGGGCGCCTCGGCCACGATGAAGTACTCGGGCCAGTGCGCCAGGTACTGCAGGTAGAAGGGAATCCCGTACTGGGCGCCGCGTTAAGGAGCAAGCCGGGctgccgccgggccccgccaccgccccggccccgggaaGGATACGGTCTCGGTCAGCGGGTCCAGGTTGCTGCGGAGACAGAGCGCGGGGGTCGGCGGCGCGGCCCGGGCACCCCGGGGCCGGACCCCGGGGCCGCTGGGCGCGGGGGGCCGGTGCTTACATGTTGTTGAAGCGGAAAAGGTCGTCGCAGGTGAAGGCGCGGAGGGTGGTCATGGCTGCCGCGCCAGCCGCTCCCGCGCCCGGGAAGCTCTTCCCGCTGCCCCGGAAGCGCTTCGGCCGAggcggggcggcagcggcggggccggcccgggctgcggggcggggagAGCCCGGGGGGGCGGGAGCCCGGGGGCCGGGGGGACCGGCggcagcagagccccagagCCCCAGAGCCGCAGAGCCCGGCTCCCTTGGCTCGATCGTCCCGTCTCGGGGGCGGCCTCACGACACCTCGAACAACCAGGACCACGGAAACGCGGCCCCGTCCCCGCTCGGGGCGCCCGGCCTGGGCCGTTCCCCTCGCCCGCCCCTCCGCAGGCGcggcaggagctggtggagccGCCCAGGAACTGCGGTAGCTGCTCGGTTTTCTTGTTGCTCTGTTCTGGTTTTAcgtccccaggggctgctccgCGGGGCTGCTCGGGGCGCTCCCGGGCTCGGGGCcctgcggcggggccggggcagccgaGGCTGCCGGGGAGGACGGCAGCCTGGGATAAGGGGAAGAACGCGGGGAAACGACAACAAGTCAGGTTTGGCTGAGGCTGCTGAGGTGGCATTTTGTGATTCTGCAGTACATGTTTTTGTGTATTCACAAATAATCCCCTAATGGAGCGTCAACTTTTCTATAAAGGCTCTTTTATTAGAAAGAGTTAGGGATTCATCATCTCCAGCTCTCTTTCCTTTAGTCTTTCCACAGTTACTTGACTCTCAAAAAAAAGAGGGAGCCACAACTAAAAAGAGACCACCTCCACTAtaaccttttcttccttttctcacaCTGAAGATGACAGAACGGCTTATTTTTACAAGTGCAGATTCCTCCCAAGTTGTTGTATCATCTGTTCCCTGGCATTACCAGAAGAGAGAAGCGTTTTGTACAGTACAGTGACTAAAATGTTctaattttcaaacaaaatcaTTGCACGAGAATAGAGTGGGATCATCTTGAGGTGGTTTGGGCACACATTTCCCTTTTGCACTCTGCTTGCCTTTGTTTCACTCCTGAAGTTCTGAGTTTCTTTACACTTTGCCCCAGTCCTTCCCTCACAGAGTTGCCATCATAGGGAAATAGTGGAATTTTGTCTAGCACTGAATGCAAATCCTAACTTAGCCAAAAATGGTTCAGCAGTCAAGATACCTGTCTGCTTCTACTGACTGTTCAGGCCAAGCACACTAACTTGGTGATAGTGTAACTGCATCCTTCCTTTAAAGTGGGTCAAGCAGTATGGAGACCAGAGTCTACTGATCATGTGTGAACCATTCcttaggaaacaaaacaaaacgcccaaaaaaacaagcacacaaCATACCAGGTGATAGTTCAGTATTACAATGTATTATGATGTGCAAAAACTCACCATTTACAAAACAAGATACAGACATGTGCCAGGGGTCTCAGGTACACAGCAAACGGACAGCAATGCTGCAGATCTCTGTGCAAGACAGGCTGCTTGTGAGGTTGTGTCCCCACCTGCCTCATGTCACTGCTCACACCTGACCTGGGGAGAGCCCCAGCCCCTCGCAAAGGAGTGGCTCTCCTGGACTCCTCGGACACATCTACAGAACACACACGTGTAACACCACCACTTCACCTCTGCATATGTAGGACTGACTTGCACACCTCCCCCACTGAGTAACTTAGAGCCACAAAATGCTACAACACATTCCTCATCCAAGACACACTGATGTTGGTGACAAACTGTACAAAATTATTAGTGTTCTCCTTCACCTTACTGATACATTTAATCCTCTGCTAACACAAGGACTATCTGGGAAATGCTGCCAAATCCCTCTGCAAATCTGTAATACTGCTGACATAGAAGTCCCTTACCAACCTCCTTTGCTTATTTTCTGCAGGGAGCCTGAACCAGCAGACTAACATTTTAATCCTAAATTAGATTCTCTACAGTCCTTCTCTGTCCCTTCTCTacatccttttctttccatttcctcttccaGCCCCTTAGTTCTGTCTAAAACAATTATACAAACAATATTCCAGATAACAGTACATGAAATTCAGATAAAGGCAACGAAATCACCAGTGCCAATGTTACAATCTTTTTACAGATAACAGAAGTTTCATAAAAACTCTCCTGtaacaggaaaataagagaaacCAGAGACTTTCAATGCAATACTCTAAAACCAGCAAGAGATTTATTCTTGTATATTAAATGTTAAAATCACATGCATAATTATAGAATATtttatagttaaaaaaatatttcaaaaaccAACCCTGACAGTTTACCTGCAACTGCTATAAATTTTCTatgatatatttatatatatataaaaccatggcaattttctgtaattaaaaaaaattaggaaaggaTGCAATCATCCAGGTAATTATGAGTTAACTGATGCCCTGCATCGGACAGTCTTGTCAAACCCACGCTGGTGAAACTGAGCTGATACCAGCCAGTTTACTGAAATACTTGTCTAgcatacatatatttaaaacagaatgaCATTTGGCTAAAGGATGAGTgtaagaaaataagatttttttgcaCACTACAGCAGAAGACCTGCAGAGGGCCACAGTGTAATAGGCTTCCAGAGTCTGTGGTACCAGGAGGTCAGCCCCACGGACTGCTCCCTCACCAAGGCGGGTGGAACACCCCGCGCTGCTGGGCGCAGGCACCGTGTACGTGGGGTGGTGAGCGATGCTGCAGGTGTCTGCATGCGTTTGGTAGGCACTTATGGTTTAAGACCTGGTTTAGCTCCTAAGGAGGGCAGCCAACAGAGATGTTTTAAACAGTtcagaaggaacagaaattaAAGGATGAGCTGCTGGTTTTAAGACGACTCGTTGTTTTGAAAAATGGCACCATAGGGATCACTGTTAATGCGCTTGTATACAAAGTGGAAGACCTGGGGTTGTGGGCGGCTGTGCAACTCTGCCTTAATCTTCTGAGGGTAGGTATCTTCTGTCAGTTGCTGCCAGGTGTCATCCACAAACAGAAACAGGCTATATTCTTCTGGACTGTCCACTTTAAACTTTTCAGCACAAAGCTGACATACATCTTCGGTAGTGATATATGGTCTTACTAGCAAGGTCTTCCCTGTACATCCACTGTTAACTTCCTGGAATGCAACACGAAGGTAGTTCTGTAGAATGAGAAAACAGGCATCAGAAATCCAAATCAACAAAACctcattttctgaaaagtgGAGAGTCAGCAACAAACAGCAAGCCTCTCCACGTTCTAGTTGTGGAACAGACACTGGTGATTTCTTTACAGCCACCTGTGAATTGTGCTGGCCAGGCTGCAGTGGGCACGACTGGAATGCATAAGCTGACACATACCCTCTATGATCCTCCTTTCCTTTGCTCACATTCTAACCCTGCCATTAAGAGTGGACAGATACAGCCTTAAAACCATGTGGAAAACACCAGTGGTTTTAACGGGCCTTGATGTTTGACCGTactaggaaagaaaatgcagtgagGCAAATTAAATGTCTGAGGGAGCACGCCCCAGACAATGCTGCCACTGCTGGGTCAGTGCTGGAGAACAGAAGCTTCACACAACATCAGtcagatggaaaaagaaaagaaaaaaagcagcctctgccagcagcacacaAGGGTGTTGATCCACAAGTTACTGCACGATAAGAGTTTCCACTCTTATGCTGCAGTATGGGAAAGGTAATCCATCCTCACAGAGGACATTTCCAGTGCCTTAACTGGTGGCAGTTTGGTGTCTGAGCCTGATGTAACCAAGTTTCTGTGacagtatttcctttctttaaatagGGCTTAGAGGGATGCAGAAAGATAATTTACTCTGCAACATCAGGGTAAATCCATATGCTCTTGAGTCGAaagctagattttttttcttcctgttgaaGAAGCTTTTGGACACATGAACAAAGCAGCCTGCTGTCAcgtacttttttaaaaaataaatgaactgCAATTAAAGACTAAAAGGCAGTGAAATTAAAGGAGGTGGggaaaaatgacagaaacacCTGTTTATTGACTGAGCTGGTACCTACGTTTGTATGCTGAATAAATTAGGCATGCTAAATCACAATGGTCAAAATTTACACTTcataaaaaaaagctgttaaagCTACGACTAAGAGGAACGTTCATATGACTTAAGTTCCAAAGAGCACTCTTGTCTTAATAAAGTGGTTTTTGAGAGCCTACAGACTGAAACAATGAAACTTTGCAACATCATTTAAATCACTGGGATGGAGCCTGACTGAATAGAATTAAAACCTTTTTGTTACTCAGCAtaaagtaattattaaaaaaatcagcctaGATAAGGCAAAACACACTACAGTTCTAATTTCTGATGCAGTTAACACACAGCAGAcctgtttttaaatgcatgtgCTTTTAGACAAACAGAATTGCTTCAAGGAGGGGCTGGAGTTTGTACAAACACCTGTAACTTATCTACTTAAGTACAGAAAGTATGCAGTATCAAAAAGTTGTATTTAATCATCATCGGAATATGGGATTCTttgcttttccatctttttgAGGTAGGGAAGGGGGAAAGATGAAGGCCCTCCAGGGCCCAAAAGCTGGTAAGGCTGTGACTGCATCACAGAAATGCACTGATGACATCCTGGTTCAATGCGGGGAAAGATGAGCTGAGGTCAAGTTGTTACATGTTGGTTGTAGGGAAGATGCTTCATTTCAGGACTGCAGGATGTGGAGAAGGGAGATGGAAAACTGGCATTCTGAGCAGGCagcaaaatgcattaaattGTGCCAAGCATAGCCTAAGAGTGGTGTGACCTTACTAATTTTTACTGAGACTCTCTTTTGAAAGAGACAAGAGGACACTCAATGCCAGCTTTCCCCCTGCACTTTCTTGCCTCCTGCACAGCATCCAGCTGTACAATTGGCTTGGCTGAAGTTCATTtgctgaggaagagaaggtgaCATGGAATACAAGATCCTGCTGAAAGAGTCCTCTGCCATTTAGTCATCCAGCAGAAACATAAGGCATTGAATTTTCCTATGAACAGTCTATTATTTTGCTAGAAAAAGACTCAAGCTACTTGAATCTGACCCCTAACTGCAGGTAAGGAGAATATTAAATGGATCCCAGTAAGATGGACTAGCTTTGTGCACAGGCCATAGTTTATAATTTCAGTTCATCAGTTCTGCCAAGAAAGGCAAATTGTGGAAGACTGCTTCTTTTCCCAATTCCTTCCTGTTCAGTGTTGTGCTGTAGTTGTCTGCATGGACACTGATAAAGCAGAAGAAGCCTCAACTGAAAGGGTTTCATTTTCTCCTGGTGATCCCACAACTTCGTTGCTTAAGCAACTCACTCACTCACAACTAACTGATGGTTGTCATTAGCCTCTCTGGCTACTTTGTGCTGTGCTATGAACTGTAAACAACAGAGCACAAAGGATCAAATCCTTTCTTCTCGATTCCATCCTCCTCTTGCTTCAGTCCACAGGGTACTATATGAAAGATACACAGGCCTAGTTTTAAAGGATGAAGTAATCCGGACTGTTTTGTTATTCTTCAGTTGAAGTTACTGCCCTACTCTGAAAGAGCAGTAAGAAatacagggaaaggaaaaaaacacaaacaaacattAAGACATTCATAGTATAGT
The Apus apus isolate bApuApu2 chromosome 3, bApuApu2.pri.cur, whole genome shotgun sequence genome window above contains:
- the NAA20 gene encoding N-alpha-acetyltransferase 20 isoform X2, translating into MTTLRAFTCDDLFRFNNINLDPLTETYGIPFYLQYLAHWPEYFIVAEAPGGELMGYKFRRLGLAAKLMELLEEISEKKGGFFVDLFVRVSNQVAVNMYKQLGYSVYRTVLEYYSASSGEPDEDAYDMRKALSRDTEKKSIIPLPHPVRPEDIE
- the NAA20 gene encoding N-alpha-acetyltransferase 20 isoform X1, with translation MTTLRAFTCDDLFRFNNINLDPLTETYGIPFYLQYLAHWPEYFIVAEAPGGELMGYIMGKAEGSVAREEWHGHVTALSVAPEFRRLGLAAKLMELLEEISEKKGGFFVDLFVRVSNQVAVNMYKQLGYSVYRTVLEYYSASSGEPDEDAYDMRKALSRDTEKKSIIPLPHPVRPEDIE